A stretch of the Gossypium hirsutum isolate 1008001.06 chromosome D07, Gossypium_hirsutum_v2.1, whole genome shotgun sequence genome encodes the following:
- the LOC107926557 gene encoding GDSL esterase/lipase At5g14450, protein MEFWGVLISGVLVSWWVLSVNGANLPPCQFPAIYNFGDSNSDTGGISAAFEPIRAPYGVPYFHKPSGRDSDGRLIIDFIAERLKLPYLHAYLNSLGANFRHGANFATGGSTIRRPNETIYEYGISPFGLDMQIIQFEQFKARATEMYNQAKDPSEKDKLPRPEDFSKALYTFDIGQNDLSVGFRKLSFDQLRASIPDIINQLASAVHHLYEQRGRSFWIHNTGPIGCLPVNFFYILNPEPGYVDQYGCVKKQNEMAMEFNRQLKDRVIKLRTELPEASITLVDVYTAKIAMIGNAKNLGMADPLKPCCGYHVNYDHVWCGNKAIINKTEVFGASCKNPSMFVSWDGVHYTQAANQYVADRTLNGSLSDPAILITQACHKQ, encoded by the exons ATGGAGTTTTGGGGAGTTTTAATTTCTGGGGTTTTAGTTTCTTGGTGGGTTTTGAGTGTAAATGGTGCTAATTTACCACCATGTCAATTCCCTGCTATTTACAACTTTGGTGACTCAAACTCAGACACTGGTGGGATTTCAGCTGCTTTTGAACCCATTAGAGCTCCATATGGTGTGCCCTATTTTCACAAACCATCTGGTAGAGACTCTGATGGTCGCCTCATCATTGACTTCATAG CTGAGAGACttaagttgccatatcttcatGCATATTTGAATTCCTTGGGAGCAAATTTCAGGCATGGAGCAAATTTCGCTACTGGTGGATCAACCATAAGAAGACCGAATGAAACCATTTATGAATATGGGATAAGTCCATTTGGTTTAGATATGCAGATTATACAATTCGAACAGTTCAAGGCAAGGGCTACTGAAATGTATAATCAAG CTAAAGATCCTTCTGAAAAAGATAAACTTCCAAGACCTGAGGACTTTTCAAAGGCGCTTTACACCTTTGACATTGGCCAAAATGATCTTTCTGTTGGGTTTAGGAAATTGAGCTTTGATCAACTGCGTGCTTCCATCCCAGATATCATAAACCAGTTAGCATCAGCTGTCCAT CATCTGTATGAGCAACGAGGGAGGAGTTTCTGGATACACAACACGGGTCCGATCGGTTGCTTGCCGGTTAACTTTTTCTACATTCTTAATCCCGAACCTGGTTATGTTGATCAGTACGGTTGTGTCAAGAAACAAAATGAAATGGCCATGGAATTCAATAGACAGCTTAAGGACAGAGTAATCAAGTTAAGAACCGAGCTCCCAGAAGCTTCGATTACTCTTGTAGACGTCTATACCGCTAAGATTGCAATGATTGGCAATGCTAAGAATCTAG GAATGGCGGATCCATTAAAGCCCTGTTGCGGATATCACGTGAACTACGATCATGTATGGTGTGGGAACAAAGCAATCATCAACAAAACCGAAGTATTTGGAGCTTCGTGCAAAAACCCGTCTATGTTTGTAAGCTGGGATGGAGTTCATTACACTCAGGCTGCAAATCAATATGTTGCAGATCGTACACTCAATGGCTCATTATCAGACCCTGCAATTCTTATTACTCAAGCATGTCATAAGCAGTAA
- the LOC107926458 gene encoding transcription initiation factor TFIID subunit 13, whose protein sequence is MSHPSTGPSSQPSETSFKRKRGVFQKDLQHMMYGFGDDPNILAFLGSSIDHLTLAYVTWIRVSFFWYFPIYLEDFLRVTTRYLAGNEYLKEK, encoded by the exons ATGAGTCACCCATCAACAGGGCCCTCTTCACAACCTTCAGAGACTTCTTTCAAGCGCAAAAGAGGGGTTTTTCAGAAAGATT TGCAGCATATGATGTATGGTTTTGGAGATGATCCCAAT ATACTGGCTTTTTTAGGGAGCTCAATTGATCACTTAACCTTAGCCTATGTTACTTGGATTCGGGTTTCATTTTTTTGGTACTTTCCCATATATTTGGAGGATTTTTTGAGGGTTACAACTCGATACCTTGCCGGAAATGAGtacttaaaagaaaaataa
- the LOC107926373 gene encoding E3 ubiquitin-protein ligase RGLG2 translates to MGSTNSKEGSWRQSSSNRSNSLSSWDSYFFYPQSSYDLESPKYSYASPQYYPHSQHEPPYYPPTRDHGNDKTMLQRRYSSIADSYNSLDQVTEALANAGLESSNLIVGIDFTKSNMWTGKRSFNGKSLHHIGNYLNPYEQAISIIGKTLSVFDEDNLIPCFGFGDASTHDQDVFSFYPDNRFCNGFEEVLSRYRELVPHLRLAGPTSFAPIIEMAMTIVEQSCGQYHVLVIIADGQVTKSTDTGRDRLSPQEQKTIDVIVQASKLPLSIILVGVGDGPWDMMKEFDDNIPARAFDNFRFVNFTEIMSKNTTPSRKETEFALTALMEIPSQYKATIELNILGNRTGNVPDRVPLPLRTYGAPSFNSLKPSCRTGFQPSVPPCPESTSLVSPTPSAPISIYDSQLCPICLDNSKDMAFGCGHQTCEGCSKDLETCPICRSSIGTKLKLYL, encoded by the exons ATGGGAAGTACTAATTCGAAGGAGGGAAGTTGGAGACAAAGTTCGTCGAATCGTTCCAATTCATTGTCGTCATGGGATTCGTATTTTTTCTATCCTCAGTCTTCATATGATCTAGAAAGCCCCAAGTACAGCTATGCTTCTCCGCAATATTATCCGCATTCGCAACACGAGCCGCCATATTATCCGCCTACACGAGACCATGGAAATGATAAAACGATGTTGCAGAGGAGGTATTCAAGTATTGCAGATAGCTACAACTCCTTAGATCAG GTAACGGAGGCTCTTGCGAATGCTGGACTCGAATCGTCGAATCTCATTGTCGGTATCGATTTCACGAAGAGCAATATGTGGACAG GTAAAAGATCATTCAATGGCAAAAGTTTACACCATATCGGAAATTATTTGAATCCATATGAACAGGCAATATCGATCATTGGGAAAACCTTATCTGTCTTTGATGAAGATAATTTGATTCCTTGTTTCGGATTCGGTGATG CATCAACACATGATCAAGATGTCTTCAGTTTTTATCCGGATAACCGATTTTGTAACGGATTCGAGGAAGTCTTAAGCCGATATAGAGAACTCGTGCCTCATCTACGCCTTGCAG GACCTACGTCGTTTGCTCCTATCATCGAAATGGCAATGACCATTGTCGAGCAGAGCTGTGGCCAGTACCATGTGTTAGTGATAATCGCCGATGGGCAGGTAACTAAAAGTACCGATACTGGACGGGATCGGCTAAGTCCGCAAGAGCAGAAAACTATTGATGTCATAGTACAAGCAAG CAAGCTTCCATTGTCGATTATATTGGTTGGTGTCGGAGATGGACCGTGGGACATGATGAAAGAGTTCGACGACAACATTCCAGCTCGAGCCTTTGATAATTTCCGG TTCGTGAATTTCACGGAAATCATGTCGAAGAATACAACTCCGTCGCGCAAGGAAACGGAATTTGCACTAACTGCCTTAATGGAGATTCCATCACAGTACAAAGCTACCATTGAGCTTAACATTTTGGG CAATAGGACAGGAAATGTACCGGATAGAGTTCCCCTACCTCTGCGTACTTACGGTGCCCCATCTTTCAACAGCTTGAAACCGTCCTGCCGTACCGGTTTCCAACCAAGCGTCCCTCCGTGTCCCGAAAGTACTAGTCTTGTCAGCCCAACACCCTCAGCTCCAATTTCCATTTATGATAGCCAG CTTTGTCCCATTTGTCTTGATAACTCGAAAGACATGGCATTTGGTTGCGGCCATCAGACATGTGAAGGATGTTCGAAAGATCTTGAGACATGTCCGATATGCCGGAGTTCGATCGGAACGAAACTGAAGCTATACTTGTGA
- the LOC107926517 gene encoding pre-rRNA-processing protein ESF2, whose protein sequence is MTEEENREFDVDVDDNDDDGFEDENNIPNSQNKKRKKKKLLNEGGDADNRGVCYLSRVPPHMDHVKLRQLLSQYGEILRIYLTPSGHQPQVKGKRPRPSKVQEQEFSEGWVEFARKGIAKRVANMLNGEQIGGRKRSSFYYDIWNIKYLSKFKWDDLTEEIAYKSAIREQKLALEISAAKRERDFYLSKVDQSRKLSSIEERMKKKQKVQEESGMNSELPVSHKKVIRQFPQKKPVAVDTSQGKPTLSKDVLAGIFSQV, encoded by the exons ATGACTGAAGAAGAAAACCGAGAGTTTGATGTTGATgttgatgataatgatgatgatggaTTTGAAGATGAAAATAATATACCCAACAGCCAGAAtaagaagaggaaaaagaagaaattgttgAATGAAGGTGGTGATGCTGATAATCGTGGGGTTTGTTATTTAAGCAGAGTTCCACCACATATGGATCATGTTAAACTACGCCAATTGCTTTCTCAGTATGGTGAAATTCTTAGGATTTATCTCACTCCTTCCG GCCATCAACCCCAAGTAAAAGGTAAACGCCCTAGACCTTCTAAGGTTCAAGAACAAGAATTTTCTGAAGG gtGGGTTGAATTTGCTAGAAAAGGGATTGCAAAGAGGGTTGCTAATATGTTAAACGGTGAACAAATTG GTGGGAGGAAGAGGTCATCGTTCTATTATGATATTTGGAATATCAAATACTTGAGTAAATTCAAATGGGATGATCTTACTGAAGAAATTG CTTACAAGAGTGCAATTAGGGAGCAGAAGTTGGCTTTAGAAATCTCCGCTGCCAAGAGGGAGCGTGATTTCTATCTTTCGAAAGTTGACCAATCTCGTAAGCTAAGTTCAATTGAAGAGCGAATGAAGAAG AAGCAAAAGGTGCAAGAGGAGTCTGGAATGAACTCCGAGCTGCCGGTTAGCCATAAGAAGGTGATCCGCCAATTTCCACAGAAAAAACCAGTTGCAGTCGATACATCTCAAGGCAAACCGACACTCTCTAAAGATGTTCTTGCAGGG ATATTTTCTCAGGTTTAG
- the LOC107926519 gene encoding ras-related protein RABB1b isoform X1, giving the protein MSYDYLFKYIIIGDTGVGKSCLLLQFTDKRFQPVHDLTIGVEFGARMVTVDGRPIKLQIWDTAGQESFRSITRSYYRGAAGALLVYDITRRETFNHLASWLEDARQHANPNMAVTVIGNKCDLSQRRAVSKEEGEQFAKDYGLSFLETSARTSQNAEEAFIMTAAKILQNIQEGIFDTSNESCGIKIGYGRGQGTLGTSGTVGQTGGCCG; this is encoded by the exons ATGTCTTACGACTATCTTTTCAAGTACATTATCATCGGTGATACTg GCGTGGGAAAATCATGTTTGCTCTTGCAGTTTACAGATAAAAGATTCCAACCGGTTCATGATCTAACCATCGGTGTTGAATTCGGTGCTCGGATGGTCACCGTTGATGGCAGACCCATCAAACTTCAAATTTGGGATACT gCTGGACAAGAATCCTTCAGATCCATCACCAGATCTTACTACAGAGGAGCAGCAGGAGCTCTTCTTGTCTATGATATAACCAG GAGAGAGACATTTAATCATCTAGCTAGTTGGTTGGAGGATGCTCGACAGCATGCGAATCCGAACATGGCGGTCACGGTCATCGGAAACAAATGTGATCTTTCTCAACGGAGGGCTGTTAGCAAAGAAGAGGGTGAACAGTTTGCAAAGGATTATGGACTGTCATTCTTGGAAACTTCTGCAAGGACATCTCAAAATGCTGAAGAG GCATTCATAATGACTGCTGCAAAGATCCTTCAGAACATTCAGGAAGGAATCTTTGATACATCCAATGAG TCATGCGGCATCAAGATCGGCTACGGACGTGGACAAGGTACATTGGGTACAAGTGGAACCGTTGGTCAGACAGGCGGCTGTTGCGGTTAG
- the LOC107926519 gene encoding ras-related protein RABB1b isoform X2, which yields MSYDYLFKYIIIGVGKSCLLLQFTDKRFQPVHDLTIGVEFGARMVTVDGRPIKLQIWDTAGQESFRSITRSYYRGAAGALLVYDITRRETFNHLASWLEDARQHANPNMAVTVIGNKCDLSQRRAVSKEEGEQFAKDYGLSFLETSARTSQNAEEAFIMTAAKILQNIQEGIFDTSNESCGIKIGYGRGQGTLGTSGTVGQTGGCCG from the exons ATGTCTTACGACTATCTTTTCAAGTACATTATCATCG GCGTGGGAAAATCATGTTTGCTCTTGCAGTTTACAGATAAAAGATTCCAACCGGTTCATGATCTAACCATCGGTGTTGAATTCGGTGCTCGGATGGTCACCGTTGATGGCAGACCCATCAAACTTCAAATTTGGGATACT gCTGGACAAGAATCCTTCAGATCCATCACCAGATCTTACTACAGAGGAGCAGCAGGAGCTCTTCTTGTCTATGATATAACCAG GAGAGAGACATTTAATCATCTAGCTAGTTGGTTGGAGGATGCTCGACAGCATGCGAATCCGAACATGGCGGTCACGGTCATCGGAAACAAATGTGATCTTTCTCAACGGAGGGCTGTTAGCAAAGAAGAGGGTGAACAGTTTGCAAAGGATTATGGACTGTCATTCTTGGAAACTTCTGCAAGGACATCTCAAAATGCTGAAGAG GCATTCATAATGACTGCTGCAAAGATCCTTCAGAACATTCAGGAAGGAATCTTTGATACATCCAATGAG TCATGCGGCATCAAGATCGGCTACGGACGTGGACAAGGTACATTGGGTACAAGTGGAACCGTTGGTCAGACAGGCGGCTGTTGCGGTTAG
- the LOC107926516 gene encoding proteasome subunit beta type-7-A, producing the protein MSKSVIETPPKGGFSFDLCKRNEMLSKKGVNPPSFRKTGTTIVGLIFQDGVILGADTRATEGPIVCDKNCEKIHYMAPNIYCCGAGTAADTEAVTDMVSSQLQLHRYHTGRESRVVTALTLLKRHLFNYQGYVSAALVLGGVDVSGPHLHTIYPHGSTDTLPFATMGSGSLAAMAVFESKYREGLTRNEGIELVTEAICSGIFNDLGSGSNVDICVITKGGKEYLRNHLQPNPRTYTSSKGYSFPKKTEVLLTKIIPLKEKVEIIEGGDAMEE; encoded by the exons atgTCGAAATCGGTGATTGAAACGCCTCCGAAGGGTGGGTTTAGCTTCGATCTTTGTAAAAGAAACGAGATGCTTTCAAAGAAAGGTGTTAATCCGCCGTCATTTCGTAAAACGGGTACCACTATTGTTGGCTTGATCTTCCAG GATGGTGTAATTCTTGGAGCAGACACTAGAGCAACTGAAGGACCTATAGTTTGCGATAAGAATTGTGAGAAAATTCATTACATGGCCCCAAACATTTACTGTTGTGGAGCTGGAACTGCTGCTGACACAGAGGCAGTAACTG ACATGGTCAGTTCACAGCTCCAGTTACACCGCTATCATACTGGTAGAGAGTCCAGGGTTGTGACAGCATTGACCCTTCTCAAGAGACACCTTTTCAA CTACCAAGGCTATGTTTCTGCTGCTTTGGTACTTGGTGGTGTAGATGTCTCTGGGCCTCATTTGCATACT ATATATCCCCATGGGTCAACTGACACATTGCCATTTGCTACAATGGGTTCTGGTTCCCTGGCAGCAATGgcagtatttgaatcaaaataCAGGGAAGGCCTTACT AGAAATGAAGGAATAGAACTTGTCACTGAGGCTATATGCTCTGGTATCTTCAATGACCTCGGAAGTGGAAgcaatgttgatatttgtgtaaTAACTAAG GGTGGCAAAGAATACTTGAGGAACCATCTACAACCTAATCCTCGAACTTACACCAGCTCCAAAGGCTATTCTTTTCCCAAGAAGACAG AGGTCCTCTTGACAAAAATCATACCGCTTAAGGAGAAAGTGGAGATCATCGAAGGAGGCGACGCCATGGAAGAATGA
- the LOC121219195 gene encoding mitochondrial inner membrane protease ATP23-like — protein sequence MLVSELFIFTRGVLGVESYDSKTVKSLADLFHWSIWRKLDLRNCAHQACIGIRANHLSGDCHYKRELLRDFMKIRGHEQECMRRKVMGSLSVNPFCSETAAKDAMETVWDICYNDTKPFDRAP from the exons ATGCTGGTTTCAGAATTGTTCATTTTCACACGAGGTGTCCTTGGAGTTGAAAGTTATGATTCCAAAACCGTAAAATCATTAGCAGATCTGTTTCATT GGAGCATATGGAGAAAGCTAGATTTGAGAAATTGTGCTCATCAAGCTTGTATTGGG ATTCGTGCTAACCATCTAAGTGGTGATTGCCACTACAAACGGGAATTGCTGCGGGATTTTATGAAGATAAGGGGCCATGAACAA GAATGCATGAGAAGAAAAGTTATGGGATCGCTGAGCGTTAACCCTTTCTGCTCCGAAACAGCTGCAAAGGATGCCATGGAGACTGTGTGGGATATCTGTTATAATGACACAAAGCCCTTTGACAGAGCTCCTTGA
- the LOC107926353 gene encoding mitochondrial inner membrane protease ATP23 isoform X1, with translation MEEESYKKSEGCTIKECQDMIQRSLRTPMVKFLMEHMEKTGCKVGDNFIKAVNCNRKMGGGYVRGEGIVVCSDQVKIQDDVNQVVIHELIHAYDECRASNLDWTNCAHHACSEIRAGHLSGDCHYKREFLRGFMKIRGHEQDCVRRRVMKSVIANPFCSETAAKDAMEAVWDVCYNDTKPFDRAP, from the exons ATGGAAGAAGAATCTTACAAGAAATCTGAAGGATGCACCATTAAGGAATGCCAAGACATGATTCAAAGAAGTCTACGGA CTCCAATGGTGAAATTTTTGATGGAGCATATGGAGAAAACAGGGTGTAAGGTAGGAGATAATTTCATCAAGGCAGTTAATTGCAATAGGAAGATGGGTGGAGGCTATGTTCGTGGCGAAGGA ATAGTGGTGTGTAGCGACCAAGTGAAGATACAAGATGATGTCAATCAAGTAGTTATACATGAGCTTATTCATGCATATGATGAATGCCGTGCTTCAAATTTGGACTGGACAAATTGTGCTCATCATGCCTGTAGTGAG ATTCGTGCTGGCCATCTAAGTGGTGATTGCCACTACAAACGGGAATTTCTGCGGGGTTTTATGAAGATAAGGGGCCATGAACAA GACTGTGTGAGAAGAAGAGTTATGAAATCGGTGATAGCTAACCCTTTCTGCTCCGAAACAGCTGCAAAGGATGCCATGGAGGCTGTGTGGGATGTCTGTTATAATGACACAAAGCCCTTTGACAGAGCTCCTTGA
- the LOC107926353 gene encoding mitochondrial inner membrane protease ATP23 isoform X3 translates to MVKFLMEHMEKTGCKVGDNFIKAVNCNRKMGGGYVRGEGIVVCSDQVKIQDDVNQVVIHELIHAYDECRASNLDWTNCAHHACSEIRAGHLSGDCHYKREFLRGFMKIRGHEQDCVRRRVMKSVIANPFCSETAAKDAMEAVWDVCYNDTKPFDRAP, encoded by the exons ATGGTGAAATTTTTGATGGAGCATATGGAGAAAACAGGGTGTAAGGTAGGAGATAATTTCATCAAGGCAGTTAATTGCAATAGGAAGATGGGTGGAGGCTATGTTCGTGGCGAAGGA ATAGTGGTGTGTAGCGACCAAGTGAAGATACAAGATGATGTCAATCAAGTAGTTATACATGAGCTTATTCATGCATATGATGAATGCCGTGCTTCAAATTTGGACTGGACAAATTGTGCTCATCATGCCTGTAGTGAG ATTCGTGCTGGCCATCTAAGTGGTGATTGCCACTACAAACGGGAATTTCTGCGGGGTTTTATGAAGATAAGGGGCCATGAACAA GACTGTGTGAGAAGAAGAGTTATGAAATCGGTGATAGCTAACCCTTTCTGCTCCGAAACAGCTGCAAAGGATGCCATGGAGGCTGTGTGGGATGTCTGTTATAATGACACAAAGCCCTTTGACAGAGCTCCTTGA
- the LOC107926353 gene encoding mitochondrial inner membrane protease ATP23 isoform X2, with protein MEEESYKKSEGCTIKECQDMIQRSLRTPMVKFLMEHMEKTGCKIVVCSDQVKIQDDVNQVVIHELIHAYDECRASNLDWTNCAHHACSEIRAGHLSGDCHYKREFLRGFMKIRGHEQDCVRRRVMKSVIANPFCSETAAKDAMEAVWDVCYNDTKPFDRAP; from the exons ATGGAAGAAGAATCTTACAAGAAATCTGAAGGATGCACCATTAAGGAATGCCAAGACATGATTCAAAGAAGTCTACGGA CTCCAATGGTGAAATTTTTGATGGAGCATATGGAGAAAACAGGGTGTAAG ATAGTGGTGTGTAGCGACCAAGTGAAGATACAAGATGATGTCAATCAAGTAGTTATACATGAGCTTATTCATGCATATGATGAATGCCGTGCTTCAAATTTGGACTGGACAAATTGTGCTCATCATGCCTGTAGTGAG ATTCGTGCTGGCCATCTAAGTGGTGATTGCCACTACAAACGGGAATTTCTGCGGGGTTTTATGAAGATAAGGGGCCATGAACAA GACTGTGTGAGAAGAAGAGTTATGAAATCGGTGATAGCTAACCCTTTCTGCTCCGAAACAGCTGCAAAGGATGCCATGGAGGCTGTGTGGGATGTCTGTTATAATGACACAAAGCCCTTTGACAGAGCTCCTTGA